From a region of the Asterias amurensis chromosome 2, ASM3211899v1 genome:
- the LOC139951079 gene encoding peregrin-like isoform X2 has protein sequence MPALDFNVKYFCENLRATKPPYECPVKDCGKIYRSHSGIEFHLNNFDHGKPGGNGYSTPMKRGGGWRKRVPNRQNRRSPSPSVIRSPTREALTYAQAQRLVEVDIDGLVHRLDIHETIDILTEDEFESETSEEEKNEKPLSKAGKSLDQTKQRKDVGSASSMKLPEASYKILDGYEEPPDLPDRPQAYFRFIEKSREELDEEIEYDMDEEDYAWLDMMNEKRRTDGLPTASQEVFETLMDRLEKESYFQSQTSGKTDNNQFIDEDAVCCICNDGECQNSNVILFCDMCNLAVHQECYGVPYIPEGQWLCRRCLQSPSRAVDCALCPNKGAAFKQTDDGRWAHVVCALWIPEVGFANTVFLEPIDSIDHIPAARWKLTCYICKQRGVGACIQCHKANCYTAFHVTCAQQAGLFMKMEPIRETNINGTSISIRKTAYCDIHTPPEVEKKPTIPNDKILENDETGKGISAKKAKAQSRKNMRKARKILAEKRAAMPVVSMPCIPPQRIAKITTKVSLQKKQQFVQRLISYWTLKRQSRNGVPLLRRLQAHHQSQRNKDSRENQKANKLKEQLKYWQRLRQDLERARLLVELIRKREKLKREQIKLNQMTIEMQLQPFNILLRNTVEQLEDRDPTRIFAEPVSVEEAPDYFQVIKSPMDFLTMKNKVQGHEYRTIDEFEADFDLIIKNCMLYNSKDTVFYRAAIKLRDTGGSVIRNAKRIVDKIGYDPVTGFHTEIPPNFKELEFDVNDFENALSPAHRADMTLEDQLRELLEKLDMTCTIKHGAARTYRTKQLRKEINTIRRKLAQQRNQGTKGESLNKKGTEKRKMSTSATSTEGSSNEDESDCPAPSDSTEPPKLSPSRPAPICIRSKSSPTRASPMRPLQRTPGRGRGRGRQRVSRSMSEPHTGSDGSSAPTLEVNDVSEVVVTPAKSPSHASDKSPSPGGVSRRTSVLLSRKAGRGKPAGSPGSKRGGGRLGKRSLSMDTENATKSNRRGNQEGSLHIETEYEGNVPTTSSSTVVNENHTRKRSRSLSASNTDCSPAKRLLESSVTSNLPNGFEGVKPTGESFTMYRSGHNRTRSSSDSESTSSTNTTTSGSVSESTSTMEEGHRHRRHHNRLNLPEDSSGDTSCGESTSTTSRNRHHGAGPFLREKPGKTRSTSWNSDEDDIPLSPLDLVWAKCRGYPSYPALIINPKMPRSGFFHNGVPIPVPPMEVLNQRVVIEEHLYLVLFFDNKRTWQWLPRSKLEPLGVDSGLDQAKLMEGRKSAVRKSVQQAYDRAMKHRCRVTGEVIEGSTSESSICKMSSVVLAPVEGVHKSPS, from the exons ATGCCAGCATTGGACTTTAACGTCAAGTATTTCTGTGAGAATTTGCGTGCAACTAAACCCCCTTATGAGTGTCCAGTCAAAGACTGCGGTAAAATATACAGAAGCCATTCAGGTATTGAATTTCACTTGAACAACTTTGATCATGGAAAACCCGGCGGTAACGGGTATTCAACTCCAATGAAGCGAGGAGGTGGATGGAGGAAACGGGTACCCAATCGGCAGAATCGGCGTTCCCCATCGCCTTCGGTTATTCGATCCCCCACACGGGAAGCCCTGACGTATGCTCAGGCACAGAGACTGGTTGAAGTAGACATTGATGGTCTTGTTCACAGGCTGGATATCCACGAGACAATAGACATCCTCACTGAGGATGAGTTTGAGAGTGAGACGAGTGAAGAGGAGAAAAATGAGAAACCCCTGAGTAAGGCTGGCAAGTCATTGGATCAAACCAAACAGCGGAAGGATGTTGGGAGTGCATCCTCCATGAAGCTCCCAGAGGCCTCCTATAAGATCCTGGACGGCTATGAAGAGCCTCCAGATTTACCAGACCGTCCACAGGCGTACTTTCGCTTCATTGAGAAATCCCGTGAGGAGCTCGATGAAGAGATCGAGTATGACATGGATGAAGAGGACTATGCCTGGTTGGACATGATGAACGAAAAACGCAGAACAGACGGACTCCCCACAGCATCTCAGGAGGTCTTTGAAACACTGATGGATCGGCTCGAGAAAGAGTCCTACTTTCAGAGTCAGACATCAGGAAAGACGGACAACAATCAGTTCATCGATGAAGATGCAGTGTGCTGCATCTGTAATGACGGGGAGTGCCAGAACAGCAATGTGATACTATTCTGCGATATGTGCAACCTTGCTGTGCATCAGGAGTGCTACGGTGTGCCGTACATCCCTGAGGGACAGTGGCTGTGTCGTCGTTGCCTTCAGTCGCCGTCCAGAGCGGTCGACTGCGCACTCTGTCCTAATAAAGGTGCTGCGTTCAAACAAACTGACGATGGACGCTGGGCCCATGTTGTGTGTGCTCTTTGGATTCCAGAAGTGGGCTTTGCCAACACAGTATTCTTAGAACCCATAGACAGCATTGATCACATCCCAGCTGCCAGGTGGAAACTCACTTGTTATATCTGTAAGCAGCGAGGTGTTGGCGCTTGCATTCAGTGTCACAAAGCAAACTGCTATACAGCCTTCCACGTGACCTGCGCCCAACAGGCGGGACTCTTTATGAAAATGGAGCCGATACGAGAGACCAACATCAACGGGACGTCCATCAGCATCAGAAAGACAGCCTACTGTGACATTCACACGCCGCCGGAGGTGGAGAAAAAACCAACCATACCTAATGATAAGATCCTTGAGAATGACGAGACGGGCAAGGGAATTTCGGCAAAGAAGGCCAAAGCACAGTCAAGAAAGAACATGAGAAAAGCTAGGAAGATCCTTGCTGAAAAACGGGCTGCTATGCCAGTTGTGTCCATGCCTTGTATACCACCTCAGAG gATTGCCAAAATAACAACTAAAGTAAGTTTACAAAAGAAGCAGCAGTTTGTTCAACGGCTGATTAGTTACTGGACTCTGAAACGGCAATCTCGCAATGGCGTGCCCCTACTGCGACGTCTACAGGCCCACCACCAGTCGCAACGGAACAAAGACTCG CGCGAGAATCAGAAAGCCAACAAGTTGAAAGAGCAGCTCAAGTACTGGCAACGGCTCAGGCAAGACCTAGAGAGAGCTAGGCTGCTTGTGGAGCTCATCCGTAAACGAGAAAAACTGAAACGAGAACAG ATCAAGTTGAATCAGATGACAATCGAGATGCAACTGCAGCCGTTTAACATTCTACTCAGGAATACTGTGGAACAGTTAGAGGATAGAGACCCCACTAGGATCTTTGCTGAGCCAGTCTCAGTGGAAGAG GCGCCAGACTATTTCCAAGTGATCAAAAGCCCGATGGACTTCCTTACAATGAAAAATAAGGTCCAAGGTCACGAGTATCGGACCATTGATGAATTTGAGGCAGACTTTGATCTGATTATCAAGAACTGCATGTTGTACAACAGCAAGGACACCGTGTTCTACCGCGCGGCTATCAAACTCAGAGATACG gGTGGGTCAGTCATCCGTAACGCCAAACGCATTGTCGATAAAATCGGCTACGACCCTGTGACTGGGTTCCACACGGAAATCCCCCCAAACTTCAAAGAATTGGAATTCGATGTGAACGACT TTGAAAATGCTTTATCTCCTGCTCATCGGGCAGACATGACGTTAGAGGACCAACTACGCGAACTGCTTGAAAAGCTCGACATGACATGTACAATCAAGCATGGTGCTGCGCGTACCTACCGCACCAAGCAGCTCCGCAAAGAGATCAACACGATCCGCAGGAAGCTGGCTCAACAGAGAAATCAGGGGACCAAGGGAGAGTCACTGAACAAGAAGGGAACAGAGAAGAGAAAAATGTCCACATCTGCAACGTCTACAGAGGGTTCGTCCA ATGAGGATGAAAGTGACTGCCCTGCTCCGAGTGACTCAACAGAACCTCCAAAGCTATCTCCATCCAGGCCTGCACCGATCTGCATTCGGAGCAAATCCTCACCCACCAGGGCATCTCCAATGCGCCCTCTACAGAGGACACCAGGCAGAGGGCGTGGTCGGGGTAGACAGAGGGTCTCCCGCTCCATGTCTGAACCTCATACTGGGAGCGATGGGAGTTCTGCACCAACCCTGGAGGTCAATGATGTGTCAGAGGTCGTAGTCACGCCTGCTAAAAGTCCGTCCCATGCGTCTGATAAAAGCCCCTCCCCAGGTGGGGTCAGTAGAAGGACTTCAGTACTGTTGAGTCGGAAAGCGGGTCGCGGTAAACCTGCAGGAAGTCCGGGGTCGAAACGTGGTGGTGGACGTTTGGGTAAGAGGTCTCTCTCCATGGACACAGAGAATGCAACGAAGAGCAACCGTCGTGGAAACCAAGAAGGAAGCCTCCATATAGAAACAGAATATGAAGGCAATGTACCGACGACCTCGTCATCGACTGTTGTCAATGAGAATCACACCAGGAAACGATCACGTAGCCTCAGTGCCAGCAATACAGACTGCAGTCCGGCAAAAAGACTCCTAGAGTCCAGTGTAACAAGTAATTTACCTAATGGCTTTGAAGGGGTGAAACCCACGGGGGAGAGTTTTACTATGTACAGGTCCGGGCACAATCGGACAAGGAGCAGCTCTGACTCTGAGAGCACTTCCAGCACTAACACCACCACCTCTGGCTCTGTGTCTGAGTCTACGTCCACCATGGAAGAGGGACACCGACACCGGCGACATCACAACCGCCTCAACTTACCCGAGGACAGCAGCGGGGACACTTCGTGCGGGGAGAGCACGAGCACCACCAGCCGGAATCGCCACCACGGTGCGGGTCCATTCTTGAGAGAAAAACCAG GTAAGACAAGAAGTACGAGCTGGAACTCTGATGAAGATGATATTCCACTCAGTCCCCTGGACCTGGTCTGGGCAAAGTGTCGAGGCTACCCATCGTACCCTGCTCTG aTCATAAATCCTAAGATGCCCAGATCAGGTTTCTTTCATAACGGTGTTCCAATCCCAGTGCCTCCCATGGAAGTGTTGAATCAACGAGTCGTCATTGAGGAACATCTCTACCTTGTGCTCTTCTTTGACAACAAGAGAACATG GCAATGGCTTCCAAGGTCTAAGCTGGAACCACTCGGCGTGGACTCTGGTCTGGACCAAGCCAAGTTGATGGAAGGCCGCAAGTCAGCTGTTCGCAAGTCAGTCCAGCAGGCGTACGACCGCGCCATGAAACACCGCTGCCGGGTGACCGGAGAGGTCATTGAGGGGTCAACTAGTGAATCAA GTATCTGCAAGATGTCTTCAGTGGTTCTAGCACCTGTTGAGGGTGTACATAAGTCCCCATCCTGA
- the LOC139951079 gene encoding peregrin-like isoform X1, producing MPALDFNVKYFCENLRATKPPYECPVKDCGKIYRSHSGIEFHLNNFDHGKPGGNGYSTPMKRGGGWRKRVPNRQNRRSPSPSVIRSPTREALTYAQAQRLVEVDIDGLVHRLDIHETIDILTEDEFESETSEEEKNEKPLSKAGKSLDQTKQRKDVGSASSMKLPEASYKILDGYEEPPDLPDRPQAYFRFIEKSREELDEEIEYDMDEEDYAWLDMMNEKRRTDGLPTASQEVFETLMDRLEKESYFQSQTSGKTDNNQFIDEDAVCCICNDGECQNSNVILFCDMCNLAVHQECYGVPYIPEGQWLCRRCLQSPSRAVDCALCPNKGAAFKQTDDGRWAHVVCALWIPEVGFANTVFLEPIDSIDHIPAARWKLTCYICKQRGVGACIQCHKANCYTAFHVTCAQQAGLFMKMEPIRETNINGTSISIRKTAYCDIHTPPEVEKKPTIPNDKILENDETGKGISAKKAKAQSRKNMRKARKILAEKRAAMPVVSMPCIPPQRIAKITTKVSLQKKQQFVQRLISYWTLKRQSRNGVPLLRRLQAHHQSQRNKDSVPPRENQKANKLKEQLKYWQRLRQDLERARLLVELIRKREKLKREQIKLNQMTIEMQLQPFNILLRNTVEQLEDRDPTRIFAEPVSVEEAPDYFQVIKSPMDFLTMKNKVQGHEYRTIDEFEADFDLIIKNCMLYNSKDTVFYRAAIKLRDTGGSVIRNAKRIVDKIGYDPVTGFHTEIPPNFKELEFDVNDFENALSPAHRADMTLEDQLRELLEKLDMTCTIKHGAARTYRTKQLRKEINTIRRKLAQQRNQGTKGESLNKKGTEKRKMSTSATSTEGSSNEDESDCPAPSDSTEPPKLSPSRPAPICIRSKSSPTRASPMRPLQRTPGRGRGRGRQRVSRSMSEPHTGSDGSSAPTLEVNDVSEVVVTPAKSPSHASDKSPSPGGVSRRTSVLLSRKAGRGKPAGSPGSKRGGGRLGKRSLSMDTENATKSNRRGNQEGSLHIETEYEGNVPTTSSSTVVNENHTRKRSRSLSASNTDCSPAKRLLESSVTSNLPNGFEGVKPTGESFTMYRSGHNRTRSSSDSESTSSTNTTTSGSVSESTSTMEEGHRHRRHHNRLNLPEDSSGDTSCGESTSTTSRNRHHGAGPFLREKPGKTRSTSWNSDEDDIPLSPLDLVWAKCRGYPSYPALIINPKMPRSGFFHNGVPIPVPPMEVLNQRVVIEEHLYLVLFFDNKRTWQWLPRSKLEPLGVDSGLDQAKLMEGRKSAVRKSVQQAYDRAMKHRCRVTGEVIEGSTSESSICKMSSVVLAPVEGVHKSPS from the exons ATGCCAGCATTGGACTTTAACGTCAAGTATTTCTGTGAGAATTTGCGTGCAACTAAACCCCCTTATGAGTGTCCAGTCAAAGACTGCGGTAAAATATACAGAAGCCATTCAGGTATTGAATTTCACTTGAACAACTTTGATCATGGAAAACCCGGCGGTAACGGGTATTCAACTCCAATGAAGCGAGGAGGTGGATGGAGGAAACGGGTACCCAATCGGCAGAATCGGCGTTCCCCATCGCCTTCGGTTATTCGATCCCCCACACGGGAAGCCCTGACGTATGCTCAGGCACAGAGACTGGTTGAAGTAGACATTGATGGTCTTGTTCACAGGCTGGATATCCACGAGACAATAGACATCCTCACTGAGGATGAGTTTGAGAGTGAGACGAGTGAAGAGGAGAAAAATGAGAAACCCCTGAGTAAGGCTGGCAAGTCATTGGATCAAACCAAACAGCGGAAGGATGTTGGGAGTGCATCCTCCATGAAGCTCCCAGAGGCCTCCTATAAGATCCTGGACGGCTATGAAGAGCCTCCAGATTTACCAGACCGTCCACAGGCGTACTTTCGCTTCATTGAGAAATCCCGTGAGGAGCTCGATGAAGAGATCGAGTATGACATGGATGAAGAGGACTATGCCTGGTTGGACATGATGAACGAAAAACGCAGAACAGACGGACTCCCCACAGCATCTCAGGAGGTCTTTGAAACACTGATGGATCGGCTCGAGAAAGAGTCCTACTTTCAGAGTCAGACATCAGGAAAGACGGACAACAATCAGTTCATCGATGAAGATGCAGTGTGCTGCATCTGTAATGACGGGGAGTGCCAGAACAGCAATGTGATACTATTCTGCGATATGTGCAACCTTGCTGTGCATCAGGAGTGCTACGGTGTGCCGTACATCCCTGAGGGACAGTGGCTGTGTCGTCGTTGCCTTCAGTCGCCGTCCAGAGCGGTCGACTGCGCACTCTGTCCTAATAAAGGTGCTGCGTTCAAACAAACTGACGATGGACGCTGGGCCCATGTTGTGTGTGCTCTTTGGATTCCAGAAGTGGGCTTTGCCAACACAGTATTCTTAGAACCCATAGACAGCATTGATCACATCCCAGCTGCCAGGTGGAAACTCACTTGTTATATCTGTAAGCAGCGAGGTGTTGGCGCTTGCATTCAGTGTCACAAAGCAAACTGCTATACAGCCTTCCACGTGACCTGCGCCCAACAGGCGGGACTCTTTATGAAAATGGAGCCGATACGAGAGACCAACATCAACGGGACGTCCATCAGCATCAGAAAGACAGCCTACTGTGACATTCACACGCCGCCGGAGGTGGAGAAAAAACCAACCATACCTAATGATAAGATCCTTGAGAATGACGAGACGGGCAAGGGAATTTCGGCAAAGAAGGCCAAAGCACAGTCAAGAAAGAACATGAGAAAAGCTAGGAAGATCCTTGCTGAAAAACGGGCTGCTATGCCAGTTGTGTCCATGCCTTGTATACCACCTCAGAG gATTGCCAAAATAACAACTAAAGTAAGTTTACAAAAGAAGCAGCAGTTTGTTCAACGGCTGATTAGTTACTGGACTCTGAAACGGCAATCTCGCAATGGCGTGCCCCTACTGCGACGTCTACAGGCCCACCACCAGTCGCAACGGAACAAAGACTCGGTACCACCG CGCGAGAATCAGAAAGCCAACAAGTTGAAAGAGCAGCTCAAGTACTGGCAACGGCTCAGGCAAGACCTAGAGAGAGCTAGGCTGCTTGTGGAGCTCATCCGTAAACGAGAAAAACTGAAACGAGAACAG ATCAAGTTGAATCAGATGACAATCGAGATGCAACTGCAGCCGTTTAACATTCTACTCAGGAATACTGTGGAACAGTTAGAGGATAGAGACCCCACTAGGATCTTTGCTGAGCCAGTCTCAGTGGAAGAG GCGCCAGACTATTTCCAAGTGATCAAAAGCCCGATGGACTTCCTTACAATGAAAAATAAGGTCCAAGGTCACGAGTATCGGACCATTGATGAATTTGAGGCAGACTTTGATCTGATTATCAAGAACTGCATGTTGTACAACAGCAAGGACACCGTGTTCTACCGCGCGGCTATCAAACTCAGAGATACG gGTGGGTCAGTCATCCGTAACGCCAAACGCATTGTCGATAAAATCGGCTACGACCCTGTGACTGGGTTCCACACGGAAATCCCCCCAAACTTCAAAGAATTGGAATTCGATGTGAACGACT TTGAAAATGCTTTATCTCCTGCTCATCGGGCAGACATGACGTTAGAGGACCAACTACGCGAACTGCTTGAAAAGCTCGACATGACATGTACAATCAAGCATGGTGCTGCGCGTACCTACCGCACCAAGCAGCTCCGCAAAGAGATCAACACGATCCGCAGGAAGCTGGCTCAACAGAGAAATCAGGGGACCAAGGGAGAGTCACTGAACAAGAAGGGAACAGAGAAGAGAAAAATGTCCACATCTGCAACGTCTACAGAGGGTTCGTCCA ATGAGGATGAAAGTGACTGCCCTGCTCCGAGTGACTCAACAGAACCTCCAAAGCTATCTCCATCCAGGCCTGCACCGATCTGCATTCGGAGCAAATCCTCACCCACCAGGGCATCTCCAATGCGCCCTCTACAGAGGACACCAGGCAGAGGGCGTGGTCGGGGTAGACAGAGGGTCTCCCGCTCCATGTCTGAACCTCATACTGGGAGCGATGGGAGTTCTGCACCAACCCTGGAGGTCAATGATGTGTCAGAGGTCGTAGTCACGCCTGCTAAAAGTCCGTCCCATGCGTCTGATAAAAGCCCCTCCCCAGGTGGGGTCAGTAGAAGGACTTCAGTACTGTTGAGTCGGAAAGCGGGTCGCGGTAAACCTGCAGGAAGTCCGGGGTCGAAACGTGGTGGTGGACGTTTGGGTAAGAGGTCTCTCTCCATGGACACAGAGAATGCAACGAAGAGCAACCGTCGTGGAAACCAAGAAGGAAGCCTCCATATAGAAACAGAATATGAAGGCAATGTACCGACGACCTCGTCATCGACTGTTGTCAATGAGAATCACACCAGGAAACGATCACGTAGCCTCAGTGCCAGCAATACAGACTGCAGTCCGGCAAAAAGACTCCTAGAGTCCAGTGTAACAAGTAATTTACCTAATGGCTTTGAAGGGGTGAAACCCACGGGGGAGAGTTTTACTATGTACAGGTCCGGGCACAATCGGACAAGGAGCAGCTCTGACTCTGAGAGCACTTCCAGCACTAACACCACCACCTCTGGCTCTGTGTCTGAGTCTACGTCCACCATGGAAGAGGGACACCGACACCGGCGACATCACAACCGCCTCAACTTACCCGAGGACAGCAGCGGGGACACTTCGTGCGGGGAGAGCACGAGCACCACCAGCCGGAATCGCCACCACGGTGCGGGTCCATTCTTGAGAGAAAAACCAG GTAAGACAAGAAGTACGAGCTGGAACTCTGATGAAGATGATATTCCACTCAGTCCCCTGGACCTGGTCTGGGCAAAGTGTCGAGGCTACCCATCGTACCCTGCTCTG aTCATAAATCCTAAGATGCCCAGATCAGGTTTCTTTCATAACGGTGTTCCAATCCCAGTGCCTCCCATGGAAGTGTTGAATCAACGAGTCGTCATTGAGGAACATCTCTACCTTGTGCTCTTCTTTGACAACAAGAGAACATG GCAATGGCTTCCAAGGTCTAAGCTGGAACCACTCGGCGTGGACTCTGGTCTGGACCAAGCCAAGTTGATGGAAGGCCGCAAGTCAGCTGTTCGCAAGTCAGTCCAGCAGGCGTACGACCGCGCCATGAAACACCGCTGCCGGGTGACCGGAGAGGTCATTGAGGGGTCAACTAGTGAATCAA GTATCTGCAAGATGTCTTCAGTGGTTCTAGCACCTGTTGAGGGTGTACATAAGTCCCCATCCTGA